TCAGCGCCTTTATAGGCTCCCTGGGGAGGACAGGCTTCACGCTACTGGCCTTCTCCAGGTTGGCGGTGTAGCCGCACTTTGCGCAGGTCATCACCGTGTCCTCGCCGGAAGCCGTAGGCAGCATAAACTCGTGGGAGTCCTTGCCGCCAATGGCCCCGCTGTCCGCCTCCACCATTAGGGCTGGCAGACCGCACCGGCTGTATATATTCCTGTAGGCGCGGGCCATGGCCTGATAGCTCTGCTCCAGGCTCTCGTCGTCGGCGTTCAGGCTGTAGGCGTCCTTCATATCGAATTCCCTGACCCTGATAAGCCCGCCCCTGGGGCGGGGCTCGTCCCTAAACTTCGTCTGTATCTGATAAAGGATTGCGGGCAGGTCGCGATAGCTCTGCACGAAAGTGCGGGCGATTTGGCTCAGCACCTCCTCGTGCGTCGGCGCCATCACCATCGTCCTCCCTCGACGGTCCTTTAAGGTAAACAGGTTCTCGCCAAACGCCTCCCGCCTTCCGGACTCTTCCCACATCTCCACGGGTTGAAGGGCCGGCATCCTGACCTCTTGCCCTCCCGCCGCGTCCATCTCTTCCCTGATGATTGTCTCTATCTTCTTGAGCGAGCGCCACGCCAGCGGCAGGTATGTGTACGCCCCCGCCGCCACCTGGCTTATCATCCCCGCCTTTAGCAGATAGCGATGGCTGGGCGTCTCAGCTTCGGAAGGCTCTGTCCGCATAGTCTTGGTGATTAGATTGGTGAATCGCATCCTTATCTACTTTTCTTCGTGTACTCTCTAAGTCCGGCCCATTATACCTTAAATAGCTTTGCCGCAAGGATTAACGACGAATTCCAACCGTGTTTACTGAAGCGTTATGTAAATAATAGACAATTCGCTTAATTTTTAGGTTTTTCGGGTCAAATAAACGTATTTTTTGCTTATGGACAGGTATTTTTAGCGATACAAATCGCTAAACAATGACGGATTCTTTCCTTGACATGAGTGATATAGTTGTGGTAGAGCCGCCACGTAAGCGCCTTTGTGCGCAGCCTTGTATCTGGCGGCCCCTTTGGACTGTTAATAAATCTAAAATCGAGGAGGGTACATGCCGACGAAGAAAGAGATAGCGTTGATGGCGCACCTGATGCGCCGGGCGGGGTTTGGGGCCTCTTATGAGGAGCTTGAGGCCCGGGCCAAGAAGGGCTACGAGCAGA
This region of SAR202 cluster bacterium genomic DNA includes:
- a CDS encoding DUF1800 domain-containing protein, whose translation is MPTKKEIALMAHLMRRAGFGASYEELEARAKKGYEQ